Part of the Spinacia oleracea cultivar Varoflay chromosome 5, BTI_SOV_V1, whole genome shotgun sequence genome, ttcattggacgagtggcGATGCACACTCTCTGGAGTTGattcttgtataaggtgggtagttccttggcgggggattgctgctatgagacatgccccaggtTCTACTGTTTttagggtgccaagcctcacaatgttggtcttctactcgccttctagagtgatgagacagtatggcttgaaacaagaaATCTCGGATTGTGCTGAAGAGAGTCCGAGacctgttgtgctgaatgcagatcgacttgaagtttgtaagcggtattgggtcgccaaaccactCTTGAGTGTTCAGTACCCTTCTGAGcaagttactctgtctgcggggtatattgtatggatgaaaggcccaagccagagggacatttctctctccggaccagctagagtccgaggttctagggcTAGACGCCCTACATCAACTGATtgtgaggaaggtgacgggagtgtggcccatccggtgcttgaccgactTAGTCCAAGGGAGGTTCGACATCCTCGCGTTTTGgaacactagaggaaaaaagcttataagttgctcaACATAAGGTGCCCTCatacaacaagagcaacttataatggtttaaaaaaaaaataaaaaaaataaaaaaaaattattttccctCCAATTTGAAACCAAGGCACCTTAAACCTAAGTGATTCTTATTTCACGCAACAACACTACAGCAGCCAACTTGAGTTCCGTACAACTCAAGTTTGCTCTCGTCCACACTCAAACTCACTCAAACGCAGGCCACCATCACCACCGACGTTCGGCCATTCTTCTTTACCGCCACTCAAACTCCACCCACCATCACCGTGCACCATCCTCACCGTCGTTCTTCGCGCGCAGCTGGCCTGCAATTCTGTTACACGTACGTTCTTCTCACGGCCTAGCGAGAAGGCTCTTCACCGGCGCCTCCTCTTCACCGGCCTCCTCTTCACCGGCCTCCTCTGAGGCTTTCATGTTCACTGGCGACAAAGCCCTACGCGGCGCCTCCTCGATCTACTCCTCACGTACCGGCGGCAATTCTCTCCATATTAGGTGGTTGATGTTCCTAGGTATGATTTAATTACATAATTCAGTTACATTACACCCTTATTTAATATGAAATTGCTTTGTCGATCGGTTTTGTTCTTGTGGTGGTAGTGCGTTGGTTGATTTGGTGGTGGTGGGAGTGGGGGGAGGTGGTTAGTGGGAGGGAGTTGTATTGGTGGTGGTGGGAGGTGGTGCTGGGCAGTGTGGGAGGGAAGAGGTGTGGGAGGTGGGCAGTGTGGGAGGGAAGAGGTGGTGGGAGGTGGGCAGTGTGGCAGTGTGGTGGTGGTACGTGGGAGGGAGTAttgcataaaaataataataataataataataataataataataataatacaaatcaaaattaaatataataataataataaaaattaataataataataataatagtaataataataaaataataataataataataataataataataataataattattattattattattattattattattattataatagaaGTACAATTACAATtagaaataaataatgaaaactaaaaactaataaaaccaattaaactttaaaattttataaaaacaaagaaaacaaacGAGTTATGAAAATAAGGCCTAAATCTTGTTATTAACAAGAACACAATcccttatttttaatttgttgatcTCATCTGTATGCGgcctaaaatatttttattatcagTAGAACACATGCAATTCACTTTTTTGTAATCTAATAGCTTCTTGCTCTTATGTGCAGGCTAGACGCTTCCCCACCTTGTTCAGTAGAAAATTAAATTGTCGATTGTTTTTTAGGTGAGTTTTCCCCCTTTACACTTTATTTTCGAGCATTTATGTATATATGTTTACTGTTTACATTATTGTCTAGAAGTAAATGCATCATCATCATATGCCTAGATACCCGTTCAAGATTTACTCGTTAGGAGTAAGTCTTGAATAGTCCCCGGTTTGGGACTGTTCTTGGACGTCTAATCTCACTTAGGAAGTGAATGTATGTCTTCTTTTTGATTCTAAGGAATATACTGGCTCGTCGTTTCCCTATTTTGTTCTCTGGGTACATATGTAGGTAATAACTTACCTACATCGTGTACTTGGTGAATAGTAGGGAAATGCTACCGGATTTTCCTTAGAATTGAATAGTTGACATGCATTCACTAGTGGGGTTAGACGTTCAAGGATGGGTTAGGTTGGAGTGATAAGGACCTTTGGAAGCATGCATTCATTCGATAAATCAACTTCTGTATGCATATGCTAAAGTGGTagagtttttgcttttctaTGCCAATTAAACGGGGGTTTTCGTTTGTTTAGAAGTTCCCGGAGATGGATcgtagttggatgtatggtagacGTGACACAAAGGATTTCATGCATGGGGTTTCGGAGTTCTGTATGAGTGCTTTACAACATCAAGCTAGTACGGGGGTCAAAGAGTTTTATTGTCCTTGTGCCGATTGTGAGAATGTGAACACGGTCAATAATGTTTTGGTGATTAGAGATCATGTATTTATGCGTGGGTTTAGACCTAATTACCATGTATGGGTTTATCATGGTGAGAGTGGAGTGTACGTAGGTAATTCTAGTAAGAATGTTGTGCATGAACAAGAAGAAGCTATCTATGCGGAAGGGGAAGCCGATTGTTTTGAGGATGAGGATGACGATGACgttgaaaataatattgatgatgataatgatcgTGTCGAGGACATGTTGCACGAGGTCGAGGATGAAGTTCGCGATCGTGTTTTTGAGTGCTTATCTAAGGCGGCTGAAACGCCATTGTATCCTGGTTGTACAAAGTATAGCAAGCTTTCCGCTGTTTGCACACTCTACAATATCAAGACAAGCAGAGGCTGGACTGACATTAGTTTCACTGAGTTGTTGGTGGCGCTAAGTGATATGTTACCGGCTGGCAATGAACTTCCCAGGTCGAACTATTATGCCAAGAAGCTCATGTGTCCCTTTGGTTTAGAGTACAAGAAGATACATGCTTGTCCAAATGATTGTCTGCTATATCATATGCAGTATGAGAATTTGGATAAGTGTCCACGGTGCGGAGTGTCGCGTTACAAACGCAAAGGGGTAAGCGAGGGTAAGAATGTTTACCCAGCTAAGGTGTTGTGGTATATTCCCATAATACCGAGATTCAAGCGCTTGTTTTCGATAAAAAAAGATGCAAGGAATTTGAGGTGGCATGCAGATCCTGATCGAAGGAAGAGAGATGGTTTGCTtaggcatcctgctgattctcccCAGTGGAAGACTATTGACAAGCTTCATGACACTTTTGGTAAGGAACCTCGGAATTTGAGGCTTGGGTTATGTACGGATGGGATGAATCCATTTGGCACTCTTAGCTCCCAACATAGTACATGGCCAGTACTTTTAGTCATATATAATTTACCTCCTTGGTTGTGTATGAAACGCAAgtacatcatgttgtcgcttCTTATATCGGGGCCTAAACAACCGGGAAACGACATAGATGTCTACCTTGAACCTCTCATTGATGATTTGAGAAAgatgtgggatgaaggggtttCCGTATTTGATGCACATGCAAATGAGATGTTTAGATTGCGTGCAATGCTTTTCTGCACAATCAATGACTTCCCTGCTTATGGTAACTTATCCGGCTACAAGAACAAAGGAATGAAAGCATGCCCGACTTGTGAAGAGGATACACAATCCAAATATATTTCTGAATGTCACAAATATGTGTTCTTGCGAACGCGAAGGCTTCTTAGACGTGATCATCCCTATCGTAAGATGAAGACAACATTCGATGGGAATGTTGAGATGGATGTCGCCCGTAGAGCGTTGACTGGTAAGGAAGTTTATGAGCGGGTCAAGGGTGTTGAAACGGTCTTCGGCAAGTCAGTGAAAGACAAGGGTACAACTGGATTATGGAAAAAAGAGTCTGTGTTCTGGAAACTTCCATATTGGAAAGATCTACCGGTTAGGCATTGTCTTGATGTCATGCATATcgagaaaaatgtttgtgaaGCAATTCTTGGGACACTTATGAATATTCCGGGCAAGACAAAGGATACCAAGGGAGTGCGAGAATACTTTAAAAGTAAGGGGCTTCGTCCAGAGCTGTGGCCTCAGACTTCGGGAAATAATAGAACGAAGGAAATGGAAACAGGGGGTGCCAAgacaaaaggaaaaggaaaaggcaAAGGCAAAGGCAAAGGCAAAGAAAAGGGCAACGACAAAGGGAAGAAGAAAACCCATTACTTGCCTCCGGCTTGTTACACATTGTCCAAATTAGAAAAGCGGTTATTTTGTGAGTGCTTGTATGGCATTAAGGCTCCCTCGGGGTACTCATCGAACATGAAAAGATTTGTGTCTTTAAATGGCGAGTTGAAGTTGACAAGTATGAAATCTCACGATTGTCATGTCATGATGCAAACTTTCTTACCCATAGCAATTCGTGGGATATTGCCAAAGCATGTGAGACATAGTATTACTAGTCTTTGTTCATCTTTCAATACGATATGTAGCAAAGTGCTTGATCCGTCAACACTCGATGAACTTTAGAACAAAGTAATCCAAACATTATGCGAATTTGAGATATATTTTCCACCTTCGTTCTTTGACATAATGGTTCATTTAATTTGCCATCTTGTTCGAGAAATTAAGTTGTGCGGTCCAGTGTTCATGAGGTGGTGTTATCCTTTTGAGAGACACATGGGTGTTTTACAAGATAAAGTGAGGAATCCTGCACAACCAGAAGGTAGTATGATTCAAGGCAACGTGGGTGAAGAAGTTGGAAATTTTGTGGCCGAGTATTTAGCAAAACCTGAACCGATTGGACTTCCTACATCTCGGCATGAGGGAAGACTAGAAGGCAAGGGTACAATTGGGTCAAAATTGATCTCACCTCCTACGCATAAGCTATTACAAGCTCACTTATATGTGTTGCATCATATTCTAGCCGTCCACCCATATTTGGTGATGCATAAGCAGGAATTGGCTAATGAATACCCTTCCAAAGGGGAAAGAGAATTGACGCAATTGCATAATAGAGAGTTCATTAAATGGTTCCAAGATAAGGTGATGGGTGAACTAGAGGTAGCTGGTAATACTGTTTGTGAAACTGTTCAGTATCTAGCTCTTGGTCCTCGGGAAGCCGTGCAGTCATATCAGGGTTATGATGTCAATGGATACACATTTTGGACCGAGCGCCAAGATCAGAAGTCCTTGTCagtgcaaaatagtggtgtcTCCCTTGTGGCGTCATCAAGAGAGTATGCTAGTGCTAAGGATGGATCTCCAGTTGATTCCAAGTTGTCTTACTACGGGCGAGTCCAAGATATATGGGAGCTTAAGTACGGAACAAAATTGACTGTTGGTCTATTTTGGTGCAAGTGGGCTGATAATAATAAGAAGTGTGTAAAAAGGGATGATCCTTGTGGGTTCACTCTTGTAGACCTGGGTCGTTTGCGTGAGACTGAAGAGCCATTTATACTTGTATCACAAGCTaagaaaatattttatataaCCGACCCTGCCGATAAGAAGTGGTCTATTGTTGTACCGGGAAAGAGAAAAATCCTCGGTGTCGGTGATGTTGAGGATGAGGACGAGTATGATGCTTTTGATGATACACCTCCGTTCACCAATCCCGAAACCGAAGTGACAAACAATGTGGATAATGACACAAATTACATGCGTTCAGATCACACGGAAGGAATACTTGTTGATGACGAAATCTAGCAATGGTTAGAGGTATGAACTAAACAAGTTAAATTGGCACAACATCTAGCTTTTTAATTTAGGTCTTGTCACTGTGTGTTGGATCGTACTAACAGGCCACATGTTCAATTGGTCTACAGTACATGAATCAAGAAAACACAAGAGGCGACTTCAGACTAGCATGaagaaacaaccaacaaggagcAGTTGGTGGTGCAAGACTTGTGTATTGTGTTGGTGGTGCAAGACTTGTATGTTGTGTACTGAAGAAAACCATATTGATGCAATGTACTTGTGTATTGTGTTGTGTTGAAATTTGTAACCTAAAGCTACTATATTGGGCAAATAGTCACATTTTAGCTATTGGTAGTTTGTATTGTACGTATTTGGTATTTTGGTATTTTGTATTGGACATATTTTGAGCCTGACAATTTGGGCTTCGGCCTCGTAGTCTTGCTTTGTTTTTAGGTTCATTTCTTTTAATATAAGTTTGACTATTTTCTCTGTGTGCTATTGGATGAattgtttagaatttggactatatatgccattttgggccatatatgacctatatcgagccatatgagccttagctgtgcataaataacttgaaatgaatcttagaaacatctaactaagcatatgacacataaaaaaaggtttagaatttggacttaggttcatttgtttagatttgggatcgaaaatgccattttgggccatatagacctatatcgagccatatgagccttagctgtgcataaataagttgaaatgaatcttagaaacatctaactaagcatatgacacataaaaaaggtttagaatttggacttaggttcatttgtttagatttgggatcgaaaatgccatttttggccatatatgacctatatcgagccatatgagccttagctgtgcataaataacttgaaatgaatcttagaaacatctaactaagcatatgacacataaaaaaggtttagaatttggacttaggttcatttgtttagatttgggatcgaaaaagccatttttggccatatatgacctatatcgagccatatgagcctta contains:
- the LOC110783639 gene encoding uncharacterized protein; its protein translation is MDRSWMYGRRDTKDFMHGVSEFCMSALQHQASTGVKEFYCPCADCENVNTVNNVLVIRDHVFMRGFRPNYHVWVYHGESGVYVGNSSKNVVHEQEEAIYAEGEADCFEDEDDDDVENNIDDDNDRVEDMLHEVEDEVRDRVFECLSKAAETPLYPGCTKYSKLSAVCTLYNIKTSRGWTDISFTELLVALSDMLPAGNELPRSNYYAKKLMCPFGLEYKKIHACPNDCLLYHMQYENLDKCPRCGVSRYKRKGVSEGKNVYPAKVLWYIPIIPRFKRLFSIKKDARNLRWHADPDRRKRDGLLRHPADSPQWKTIDKLHDTFGKEPRNLRLGLCTDGMNPFGTLSSQHSTWPVLLVIYNLPPWLCMKRKYIMLSLLISGPKQPGNDIDVYLEPLIDDLRKMWDEGVSVFDAHANEMFRLRAMLFCTINDFPAYGNLSGYKNKGMKACPTCEEDTQSKYISECHKYVFLRTRRLLRRDHPYRKMKTTFDGNVEMDVARRALTGKEVYERVKGVETVFGKSVKDKGTTGLWKKESVFWKLPYWKDLPVRHCLDVMHIEKNVCEAILGTLMNIPGKTKDTKGVREYFKSKGLRPELWPQTSGNNRTKEMETGGAKTKGKGKGKGKGKGKEKGNDKGKKKTHYLPPACYTLSKLEKRLFCECLYGIKAPSGYSSNMKRFVSLNGELKLTSMKSHDCHVMMQTFLPIAIRGILPKHVRHSITSLCSSFNTICSKVLDPSTLDEL